AAGCAGGTGATTCCTGATATGATCGAGACCCAGGTGCCAAGCCTGCTGAGCGAGTTGATCCAGCCTGAAACGAAGAACCTGACTGTCGCCAACGTTGCCGATCTGGCTGCAGACCTCGGAGGCGCAATCCTGGTCGGCCACTCGCAGTCGGCGGGATTTCCGAGCCAGGCAGTCCTGAAGGGCAAAGGTGGTATCAAGGGCCTGATCCAGCTTGAGACCGGCTGCTTCTCCAACCTAACGGACGAGCAGGTTAAGGCGCTGGCCGAGGTGCCCATCCTCGTGGTGGTTGGCGATCACATGGGCAGCACCCCAGCCGCGGCCTGCGCCGAGGAAATGGGGCAGATCAAGGCGGCCGGTGGTGACATCACCTTCCTCTCGCTCCCCGATGTGGGGTCAAGGGCAGCACGCATATGTTCATGCAGGGCAAAGAGAACATCAAGGTCGCGGACGTCTTGATCGACTGGATCGACAATCACGTTGATCGATAGGGACAGGAAACACTTGTTCGCAGATGTCCTCGCGATTGCGGCGGTAGGTGTTCCGGTCCGTTGGACGCGAGAATCTCGATCGCTGCTTCCACGATCCGGTCCTCGCGTTCGTCGTTTCTCTATCGAGCCAATTCAAGTCATTTTAGCACGGTTCTGCCAGGCTGATGATCGGCCGGCGTAAGGATCGATTTTGCTCGACATTGTTCGTCGCTCGGAGGTTTTGTGTCGCGGTCCTTTCACTCGCATGGCCTCTGAGCACCGTTTTCGTACTGCGATCAACGGCATCGTTTCGGTCACCTCTAAAGTGGATGGCGTGTGAGTATCGTTGGCGGAAGCGCAACGCTCCCGGAACGCGAGTTCAGACAACGAACCGGACCACGCCACCATCGACGCGCAATGCAGCGCCACTCGTTGCGGATGCCTGCTCGGAGCAGGCATAGACGATCATGTTTGCGACCTCGTTGGTAGTTGCGAAGCGCCGTATCAGGGTCGTCGGTCGTAGTGCTTGCAGGAAACCCTGCTCGGCCTCTTCGAGCGTGACGCCAGTCTCCTTCGCCTGCTTCGCGATGTAATCGCCTAGGATCTCCGAGCGGGTCGGGCCTGGCAGCACGGCGTTGACAGTGACACCCGTGCCGGCGACCGCCTCTGCAAGGCCGCGTGACACTGCGAGTTGCGCGGTTTTGGTCATGCCGTAGTCAAGCATTTCCTTGGGCGTGTTGACGGCGGACTCGCTGCTGACGAACACGACGCGCCCCCAGCCCTTACTAACCATGCGAGGCAGGTAGTGACGGGAGAGCCGCACGCCGCTCATGACGTGAGCTCAAACAGGTCGATCCAGTCCCCGTCGGGGATTGCTACGATGTCCTTCAGGCCATCGTAGTTCCGGAGGAAGGCCGTACCGACATTGTTCACGAGAATTTCAGCTGCTGGTGCCTGTGCAATAAAGGCGTTCACGCCTTCTGCGGTCGACAGATCGGCAGCGATACCTGAGATAACGCCCTCCGGAAACGCGGCGCGCATCTGCCGCACCGCTTCATTGACACGTGCCGGCGTGCGGCCATTGATGATGACCGACGCGCCGACCTGCGCGAGCCCCTCCGCTGTCGCTCGGCCAACGCCTGCGGTGGATCCCGTCACGATGGCCGTGCGGCCGTTCAACTGGATTTTCATATCCTGGCGTCCTGGTCTTTCGCTGGTCGGCGGATGAGGGAGGTGGCGCGGGCTGCGCCGACTGGGGCTCAGAGCTGAGTAATTCCACCGTCGGCAACGAGATCTGTGCCGGTCGAAAAACTACTTTCGTTGGATGCCAGGAACAGAGCTGCCGCTGCCATCTCTTCGGCTCTTCCAAGGCGGCCGAGGGGGGTGATCTGCGCGTAGGTCGAACGCGCGCCATCGGCCTCTTCCATAGTCTTGAACTGGCTTTCAATAATGGGAGTATCGATAGCACCGGGCGAAAGCGAGTTCACACGGATGCCACGATCCTTCAGCTCTGCTGCAAAGGTGCGCGCGAATGAGCGTACCGCTGCCTTGCTCGCCGAATAGGTCGAATGAGAAGGAAAGCCCTTCAAATGCAATCCGGACGATACCAAAACGATTGAGCCGCCCCGGGTCATCAGCGGTAGGGCTTTTTGAACGGTGAAGAATGCGCCGCGTGCGTTGATGCCGAACGTTCTGTCGAAATGTTCTGGGGATGCAGTGTCGACTGGTGCATGTTCGACGACGCCAGCGCTGGCTACGAGAATATCGACGATCCCCTTTTCTGCCTTCACTTGTGCGAATACCTTGTCGAGTTCCTCGAGGTTGGCGACATCGCCCTGAACGACCGAGATGTTACGACCTATCGCCGATTTGGCTTTTTCGAGTTCGGCGAGGCGGCGGCCAGTGATGAAGACATAAGCTCCTTCATCGACGAAACGCTGAGCGGTCGCGAACCCAATCCCGCTGCTACCACCTGTAATGACGGCTACCTTCCCATTGAGTTTGGACAAGAGACTGATCCTTTCGTGCGTGCATTGATGCAGCACATCAAATGCAATCAGCCGCTATCTCGCGGTAGGATGAGAACTGGAATAATAAGTAGTCTGCGTTGGAATAATGCTGTAACGCTACCTTCGCTTTTCCAGAAAAACATCTGTTGTTCCAAAGCCAGGTTGTCCATCAAATCCGCTTTGAATTGATGCAATAGATCATGCAAGGCTTACCGATCTCAATGCCCAATGATGCTGGTCACCTTGCCTATCTGGACGGCCGCTAATTGACGCCGCCGTGGGTCGATACTTCGCAGTAACACTTCTCACAGGTAACCGACGAGCCTAACGGTGTGGCGGGAGCTGAAGTTCAGCTCAAGCCTGCGATCTCGGCCATCCGCCACGATATGGAATAGATGTTATTCCAAGCCCTCGCCTTCTGGGAGGATATCGCCACACTTAATTCATGGGTGGCGCCTCATGAAATATGAGCGACGTGGTCCGCAAACTTGGAAAGTTTAAATGTCAAAGTTCATACAGTTCTCGCAGACAGGTGAGCCTGAGGTACTTCAATTCGTCAACGGCACTCCTGCTTCCCCCAACGATGATGAGGTGCTCATCTCTGTGAAAGCTATTGGTCTCGACCGTGCCGATGCAATGTTCCGGCGTGGGAAATACATCTTTGAGCCGATCCTTCCCGCACAGCTAGGGACCGAGGCGGCCGGTATCGTTCTCGCTTTGGGCCGCGATGTAACCCACGTCTCCGTTGGAGACAGGGTGAACCTCGTTCCCTCTTTTCCGATGGGCGCAAACGGCATCTATGGCGAAGAGATCATTGTACCAGGTCATGCCGTGGTCACGCAGCCTCCAGGGCTGAGTTTCGAGGAAGCTGCATCGATCTGGGTTATGTTCCTAACCGCTTACGGGCCCCTGATCGAGGGCGCGCGCATCCAGCCCGGTGATCATGTTATCATCTCAGCCGCCTCGAGCAGTGTCGGTATGGCTGCCATCCAGCTTGCGAAAATGGTTGGGGCAATCCCGATCGCTTTGACCCGCACCAAGGAGAAAAAGCAAAGGTTGCTAGATGCCGGAGCGGAGCATGTCGTCATCTACTCCGAAGTCGACCTGACTGCCGAAATTTTGAGAATCACCGGGGGTAGGGGTGCCCGCATTGCATTCGATGCAGTCGGCGGCGAGCTTCTGCCGAGGTTGATTAAGGCCGTGCCGAGGGGCGTGATCTACCTGTATGGCGCCTTAGGCCGGGAAACCGGCACAATCCCGGTTCTTGAAGCTCTGATGCACCGGGCCACTATCAAAGCATGGGTCATCGCCGACCTTTTGGCGGATGATACTCGTAAGCGCAAAGCAATCAAATATGTGACGGATGCCCTTCGTCGAAAAGACATTACGCCAGTAATCGACAGCGTGTTCACCTTCGAAGACATGGTGGCAGCTCACCGATGCCTCGAATCCGGCCAGCACTTTGGAAAGGTCATTGTGACAGTGGGGGGTGCCCGCGAGGGATAATGCTTTTCCGTCAGAACGGCTTCAGTGGAAGCGAACGGCAACGATAATTATCGAGCCTGTGGTACGGAGCAGCGTCTCGATCTGGCCGCTTGCCGGGAGCGTTTGTAGCGGGGACCAGCTATCAAACGGCCGCTCTCCAACCATCTGCGCATCGCCCATTCTGGCAGATTTTGTCCCTTAACATTATTTGAAAGCTATACACTGGTGGGACGAAATCCGCAGGATGAACGGGTTAGCATTTATGGAGCGGCAGCATGAATCTCATAACGTCCATGCGCTATTTCGTCCGCGTGTACGAGATGGGGTCCTTCAGCGGCGCTGCAAAGCTGTTGGACGTGGGGCAATCGGCGGTCTCGAAAGTTGTCGCACAACTCGAGAAGGAACTCGGCGTGCCTCTCTTGGTGCGTTCTACCAGGCAACTCACTCCGACCGAGCAGGGTCGGGTTTTTTACGAACATGCGACCAAGGTTTTAGAAGATGTCGAGGCCGCAGTAGCTTCGGTCGGGAGCATGTCGCAAAGCTTCTCAGGCCAGATTCGCATAGGCGGAACACTGACGTTTATGTCCCAGTATATTATTCCGAAGCTGCCGCTATTTCTCAATGAACATCCCGCCATTGATATCTCGGTTCATCTCGACGACAGAAATGTTGGCTTGATCGAGCAAGGAATCGATCTCGCTCTACGGATGGGCCAGCTTGACGACTCCGGTTATGTTGCCAAACGCATTGGCCGTTGTCGACGCATTGTCGTCGGCACTCCGGCCTATCTCGCCAAACACGCAGCACCACATAAGCCAGAAGATCTGACCGATCATTCCATGGTCGTTTTTTCGCAAGGCGAGGGCGGCGAACGCTTCACGTTTAAGGGTCTAAGAGGAAGCAAATCTATCTCGGTCAGGCCAAGGTTGCGTATCAACGCAATGGAAGGCATCCGATCTGCTGTTCTGGCAGGTGCTGGATTATCGGTAGCAACGGAGTGGATGTTCGAAGCCGAACTGGAAAGTGGAGCCGTGCTAAAAGTTCTCGATAACTGGGTACTGCCTGATCTTGATTTGTGGGCAGTAATGCCTGGAGGAAGACGCATCAGCCCTAAAATCCGGGCTTTCGTCGACTTCATCGAAGTGCAGAGTTCCCCAATCTTACAGCTTGGCATCAGCGCCTCCTGGACACCGTTCCGGCCTGGGCGGAAACCAAGCGTGACCTCGATGAGCGCATGGATACGTTCCTCAACAGCATCGGCGTCACCCTCTGATAGCGACACGCAATTGAGCATCGCTGTCATTCGTGACGTTCGAACCCGCGTTGTAAGGGTAAAGCCGCGCGTCCCCGGCGGGCGAACCGAATAATGTCGGGGAAGGCATCAACACAGGATGCTTTGCGTTTCCGAAGTCGACGTGACGCAAGAGGTCCTGAAATATCACAGACGGGAAGGGAGCTTGGGCCGCGGTCTACCCAGTCGGCGGCTCCCTTCTGCCGGGTCTCGTCGCCACAACCCCGTCCAGACGCCTTGGAACGCCTGAGGACCTCGCGTCAGCAGCACGTTTCCCCGCATCCGACGACAGTGCCTACGTGAACGGCATCTAGGTAGATGTCGACGGTGGCGTGTCCCCAATACGGCTGCGCGCCTCGAAACGTGTCAACCGATCTGGCCCCCGTAAAAAGAACACGAGGGGACATCTCATGGAATACGAACTCTATTGGATTAGTGGCGGTCCCTACGCGTGGCGTGTCATGCTCACGTTGGGATACAAGTCCCTCCGATACAAATCCAACCGGATCGACGGTTCCACGCGAGGGCACATAAGTCCCGACTACTTACGTCTGAATTTCCGAGGCCAAGTGCCGACTTTTATCGCGAACGGAACGGCTATCACGGAAGGTTTTAGCTGAGCTAAATGCCCCTTTAACTTTAATAACTATCTGAAGGTTCAGCCTCTCATTAGATTTCAATCTTGGGAGGACTACTGAATGAGAAACAGAAAACACGATCTGTCGCCGTTGCCCCCTTACGTCATCGCTCGTGCCGTGAGGATGGGTGACAATGGACAGCAATAAGACGGCGCTGATCTCGGTTAGAGATTTGATAAAAAGCTTCGGAGCCACCAAAGTGCTCCGCGGCGTCAACTTCACCGTACTTCCGGGCCAAATTCACGCCCTTCTGGGCGGTAACGGTGCCGGCAAGAGCACGATGATCCGGATCATCACGGGTGGCGTGCGCAAGGACGACGGAGACGTCGTGCACGCATCCCCGCGGGGTGGCATTCCGAAGATTGCGGTCGTTCATCAGGAACTTGCCCTTCTTCCCGACCTGAGCATCGCCGAGAACATCGCGCTCGTCCACGCCGCATCGCCTGCAGCCCTGGTGCGCAACCGGTCGCAAGCTGCCCTAGCGCATGAGGCCCTTTGCCTGATCGACCCCCATCTCGCCCATCACGCCTTGCATCGCAAGGCGTCACAACTTTCGATGCACGAGGGCCAGATCGTGGAAATCGCACGGGCTCTCTCCACGGGTGCTGAAGTCCTGCTGCTTGACGAACCCACGGCCAACCTCACGGCCGGCGAGACTGGGAGGTTGTTCGCTGTCCTGCGGCGCCTTGTCGCCGAAAAGAACATCGGCATCGTCTTCGTGTCGCATCGCATGAAAGAGATCCGGCAGCTTTGTGATGTGTGCACGATCATTCGCGACGGCATGACCGTCGTCAATGCTTTGCCGCTGACCGAATTGAGTGACAACGAGATCATCCGTCAGATGGGGCAGCCGACAGAGAGCAGCGTCGAGCGCGACAAGCGTGTGCTCGACCAGAAGGGAGGCGGTGTCGTCTTGCGCGGCCCCGAGACCTCCGTCCCAGTCTTAAAGGGCCAAATCCTCGGCCTTGCCGGTGCACCTGCGGGGCCGTCGCAGCTGCTTGCGCTGTTGAACGGCACGGCCACCAATCCGGATTGGGAGGTCGACGCGGAGGATTGGCCGAAGCGACCCACATCGCCGCGTCAGGCGGTGCAACTGGGGATCGGCTACGTGTCCGGTAACCGGCGTCTCAAGGGCGTGCTATCCCAACTGCCGATCGTCGACAATGTACTCGCATCCCGGCGAGTGCGCGAAGGACGCTATCTTGTCCGGGCCTCCGAGCGGGACGAGTGCCTCGATCTCGTCAAGGCGCTGAAGCTCAAGGCGGGCTCGATCTGGGATCTGCCGTCGTCGCTCTCCGGCGGCAATCAGCAGAAGCTGCTCGTCGCACGCTGGCTCGGTATGCCTCTGAAAATGGTTGTTTTCGAAGAACCAACCCGGGGCGTCGACGTCGGCACCAAACGCGAAATCTACGAGCTCATCCGCAACATGGCCGGGCAGGGTACCATCGTCGTGTGGTGGTCGACCGAAAATGTCGAGCTTCTCGAGCTCTGCGACGAAATCCTCGCCTTCGACACGGAAGGCCGCGCAAAAGGGCTGCTCCCTCAGGATCAGTTCAACGAAGACGCACTGGCTGACCTGACGGGAATGGCCGCATGACGACGAAAGCAAACTCCATGACCACGAATGACAAAACGGCTCCCCTGCCGAAGTCGCCTTCGCTCCTGTCCGTCTACCGGTCGGAACTCGCCATCGCTTTTGCCTGTGTCGTCCTTTTGGTCGGGGTAGGCTTCTTCGTGCCGGCCGCGCTG
The sequence above is a segment of the Rhizobium sp. SSA_523 genome. Coding sequences within it:
- a CDS encoding zinc-dependent alcohol dehydrogenase family protein: MSKFIQFSQTGEPEVLQFVNGTPASPNDDEVLISVKAIGLDRADAMFRRGKYIFEPILPAQLGTEAAGIVLALGRDVTHVSVGDRVNLVPSFPMGANGIYGEEIIVPGHAVVTQPPGLSFEEAASIWVMFLTAYGPLIEGARIQPGDHVIISAASSSVGMAAIQLAKMVGAIPIALTRTKEKKQRLLDAGAEHVVIYSEVDLTAEILRITGGRGARIAFDAVGGELLPRLIKAVPRGVIYLYGALGRETGTIPVLEALMHRATIKAWVIADLLADDTRKRKAIKYVTDALRRKDITPVIDSVFTFEDMVAAHRCLESGQHFGKVIVTVGGAREG
- a CDS encoding ATP-binding cassette domain-containing protein, giving the protein MDSNKTALISVRDLIKSFGATKVLRGVNFTVLPGQIHALLGGNGAGKSTMIRIITGGVRKDDGDVVHASPRGGIPKIAVVHQELALLPDLSIAENIALVHAASPAALVRNRSQAALAHEALCLIDPHLAHHALHRKASQLSMHEGQIVEIARALSTGAEVLLLDEPTANLTAGETGRLFAVLRRLVAEKNIGIVFVSHRMKEIRQLCDVCTIIRDGMTVVNALPLTELSDNEIIRQMGQPTESSVERDKRVLDQKGGGVVLRGPETSVPVLKGQILGLAGAPAGPSQLLALLNGTATNPDWEVDAEDWPKRPTSPRQAVQLGIGYVSGNRRLKGVLSQLPIVDNVLASRRVREGRYLVRASERDECLDLVKALKLKAGSIWDLPSSLSGGNQQKLLVARWLGMPLKMVVFEEPTRGVDVGTKREIYELIRNMAGQGTIVVWWSTENVELLELCDEILAFDTEGRAKGLLPQDQFNEDALADLTGMAA
- a CDS encoding LysR family transcriptional regulator, which translates into the protein MNLITSMRYFVRVYEMGSFSGAAKLLDVGQSAVSKVVAQLEKELGVPLLVRSTRQLTPTEQGRVFYEHATKVLEDVEAAVASVGSMSQSFSGQIRIGGTLTFMSQYIIPKLPLFLNEHPAIDISVHLDDRNVGLIEQGIDLALRMGQLDDSGYVAKRIGRCRRIVVGTPAYLAKHAAPHKPEDLTDHSMVVFSQGEGGERFTFKGLRGSKSISVRPRLRINAMEGIRSAVLAGAGLSVATEWMFEAELESGAVLKVLDNWVLPDLDLWAVMPGGRRISPKIRAFVDFIEVQSSPILQLGISASWTPFRPGRKPSVTSMSAWIRSSTASASPSDSDTQLSIAVIRDVRTRVVRVKPRVPGGRTE
- a CDS encoding SDR family NAD(P)-dependent oxidoreductase, whose amino-acid sequence is MSKLNGKVAVITGGSSGIGFATAQRFVDEGAYVFITGRRLAELEKAKSAIGRNISVVQGDVANLEELDKVFAQVKAEKGIVDILVASAGVVEHAPVDTASPEHFDRTFGINARGAFFTVQKALPLMTRGGSIVLVSSGLHLKGFPSHSTYSASKAAVRSFARTFAAELKDRGIRVNSLSPGAIDTPIIESQFKTMEEADGARSTYAQITPLGRLGRAEEMAAAALFLASNESSFSTGTDLVADGGITQL